A region from the Misgurnus anguillicaudatus chromosome 7, ASM2758022v2, whole genome shotgun sequence genome encodes:
- the adss1 gene encoding adenylosuccinate synthetase isozyme 1 codes for MSWSGNDHKSYTNPTSAATKRPRNDNGNKVTVVLGAQWGDEGKGKVVDLLATESDIVCRCQGGNNAGHTVVVDEKEYDFHLLPSGIISTKCTSFIGNGVVIHLPGLFEEIDKNEKKGLRGWEKRLVISDRAHIVFDFHQAVDGLQEVQRQAQEGKNIGTTKKGIGPTYACKASRTGLRICDLMADFNDFSTRVKHLVKQYQSMYPTLKVDAESELKKLKEYAERIRPLVRDGVYFMYDAIHGSPKKILVEGANAALLDIDFGTYPFVTSSNCTVGGVCTGLGIPPANIGEVYGVSKAYTTRVGIGAFPTEQLNAVGELLQTRGHEVGVTTGRKRRCGWLDLVILKYAHMINGFTAIALTKLDILDVLDEIKVGVAYKINGKRIPYFPANLEVLQKVEVEYETFPGWKTDTSATRKWNDLPPKAQNYIRFVENHIGVPIKSFRRLTEKHDCSTVRNLNETSCL; via the exons ATGAGCTGGTCAGGAAACGACCACAAGAGCTACACGAACCCGACCTCAGCCGCCACTAAACGGCCAAGAAACGACAACGGGAACAAAGTGACGGTCGTGTTGGGAGCGCAATGGGGAGATGAAGGCAAAGGAAAAGTTGTCGATTTACTGGCTACAGAGTCTGACATTGTGTGCAGGTGtcag GGTGGAAATAATGCAGGTCACACTGTGGTGGTGGATGAGAAGGAATATGACTTTCATCTTCTCCCCAGTGGAATCATCAGCACGAAATGCACATCATTCATTG GTAATGGTGTCGTGATTCACCTTCCAGGATTATTTGAGGAGATTGACAAGAATGAGAAGAAAG GTCTGAGAGGTTGGGAGAAAAGACTTGTCATATCTGATCGGGCTCATATTG TGTTTGATTTTCATCAGGCGGTTGATGGACTTCAGGAAGTTCAGAGACAAGCTCAAGAGGGCAAAAA caTAGGAACAACTAAGAAAGGCATTGGACCCACTTATGCATGTAAAGCCTCTCGTACTGGACTTCGCATTTGTGACCTAATGGCAGATTTCAATGACTTTTCTACAAG AGTCAAACACCTGGTGAAGCAGTATCAGTCCATGTATCCGACTCTTAAGGTGGATGCTGAGAGTGAACTGAAGAAGCTAAAG GAGTATGCAGAGAGGATCAGACCTCTGGTCAGAGATGGTGTCTATTTCATGTATGATGCAATTCACGGATCGCCAAAGAAAATTCTGGTCGAGGGGGCCAACGCCGCTCTCCTGGACATTGACTTCG GAACGTACCCGTTTGTGACATCATCCAACTGCACGGTGGGCGGCGTCTGCACGGGTCTCGGCATCCCTCCCGCGAACATAGGAGAGGTGTATGGAGTGTCAAAAGCGTACACCACCCGAGTGGGAATTGGGGCCTTTCCAACAGAACAACTCAAT GCTGTAGGTGAACTATTGCAGACCAGAGGTCATGAGGTGGGCGTGACTACAGGCCGAAAGAGACGCTGCGGTTGGCTGGATTTGGTCATCCTTAAATATGCGCATATGATCAACGGCTTCACTGC CATTGCTTTGACTAAACTGGACATTCTTGATGTTTTGGATGAAATTAAAGTTGGTGTGGCCTATAAGATCAACGGCAAACGGATTCCATATTTCCCAG CTAACTTGGAGGTCCTGCAGAAGGTAGAAGTGGAATATGAAACTTTTCCCGGATGGAAGACGGACACTTCAGCCACCAGGAAGTGGAACGATCTTCCTCCTAAAGCTCAGAACTACATTCGCTTTGTGGAGAATCACATCGGCGTTCCCATTAAGTCATTCAGACGGTTAACTGAAAAACATGATTGTAGCACAGTAAGAAACTTGAATGAAACCTCATGTTTGTAA
- the siva1 gene encoding apoptosis regulatory protein Siva → MPKRSYPFSETFSSQYKVHVGQKQMNQCGVFGLKYRQEVYEKTKNLLFNGTKAVMGRLWKADGEEKLTDVSVSDVTSVSSTPAHQTLLKGQTLIGTDGRLKKANSVPGCASGPAVCCVCQRVSVSRQSCAQCDRSACPACTQQCNSCSSHCCNLCAVTDYSERYDRVLCVSCSS, encoded by the exons atgccGAAGCGCTCTTATCCGTTCAGTGAAACCTTTTCTTCTCAATATAAAGTTCATGTTGGTCAGAAGCAAATGAACCAATGCGGAGTTTTTGGCCTCAAATACAGACAAGAGGTTTACG aGAAGACCAAAAATCTGCTCTTCAATGGCACCAAAGCAGTGATGGGTCGACTCTGGAAGGCAGATGGAGAGGAGAAGCTGACGGATGTCTCTGTGTCTGATGTGACTTCTGTATCCTCAACACCTGCACATCAAACTCTTCTGAAAGGACAAACGCTCATCGGCACAGACGGCAGATTAAAGAAAGCAAACAGTGTTCCAG GTTGTGCGTCAGGTCCAGCGGTGTGTTGTGTATGTCAGAGGGTCTCTGTGTCGAGGCAGTCCTGTGCGCAGTGCGATCGATCTGCGTGTCCTGCGTGCACCCAGCAATGCAACAGCTGCTCCAGTCACTGCTGCAACCTCTGCGCTGTTACCGA TTACAGCGAGCGCTACGACCGCGTCCTGTGTGTCAGCTGTTCATCCTGA